Proteins found in one Brachypodium distachyon strain Bd21 chromosome 5, Brachypodium_distachyon_v3.0, whole genome shotgun sequence genomic segment:
- the LOC112269398 gene encoding zinc finger MYM-type protein 1-like, which produces MVDEARDESKKEQMALVIRFVNNEGFIKERFLDVIHVKDTVASTLKDAICAVLVDNNLNVQDIRGQGYDGASNMRGEWNGLKALILNECPYAYYVHCMAHQLQLALVAASREVPDVNNFFQHANFIINVVSASSKRNDELLAKQAIEIAREIELGELDTGKGANQIGSLQRPGDTRWSSHFKSIHSLRKMFGATIAVLRSIATDRSVSQYSRGDAAGALKIIISFDFVFILHLMEKIMKITDVLCQILQKKYVDILNALNSVSNTKALIGKLREDGWEPLMEEVKSFCLKHEIDIPDLNNKYVDVTKSRNKHDNTTTLHHYKVDAFNVAIDQQVVELNNRFGVQILSG; this is translated from the exons ATGGTGGACGAAGCTCGAGATGAATCCAAAAAAGAGCAGATGGCATTGGTCATTCGATTTGTTAACAATGAAGGGTTTATAAAGGAGCGGTTCCTTGATGTTATTCATGTAAAAGACACAGTTGCATCGACTCTAAAGGATGCAATTTGTGCTGTCCTTGTTGATAATAATCTGAATGTGCAAGATATCAGAGGACAAGGATACGACGGGGCAAGCAACATGAGAGGGGAATGGAATGGACTGAAGGCTCTTATTCTGAACGAGTGCCCTTATGCATATTATGTCCATTGCATGGCTCATCAGTTACAGTTGGCTCTTGTTGCAGCATCAAGAGAAGTGCCTGATgtgaacaatttttttcagCATGCAAATTTCATCATAAATGTGGTTAGTGCGTCGTCTAAACGCAATGATGAGTTACTTGCAAAACAAGCTATTGagattgcacgtgaaattgaATTGGGAGAGCTCGATACAGGCAAAGGGGCAAATCAAATAGGCTCTTTACAGAGACCAGGGGACACTAGATGGAGCTCTCACTTCAAGTCAATTCACAGCTTGCGAAAGATGTTTGGTGCTACAATTGCAGTCCTAAGGAGTATAGCAACGGATCGTTCCGTCTCACAATATTCTAGAGGAGATGCTGCAGGAGCCCTAAAGATAATCAtctcttttgattttgtttttattctGCACCTCATGGAGAAAATTATGAAGATAACAGATGTCTTGTGTCAAATACTCCAAAAGAAATATGTTGACATATTGAATGCATTAAATTCTGTCTCAAACACCAAGGCGCTTATTGGTAAGCTAAGGGAAGATGGTTGGGAACCTCTTATGGAGGAGGTTAAATCTTTTTGTCTGAAGCATGAGATTGATATCCCAGATTTGAACAACAA GTATGTTGATGTGACTAAGTCTCGGAACAAGCATGATAACACAACAACACTTCACCACTATAAAGTAGATGCGTTCAACGTTGCCATAGATCAACAAGTGGTGGAGCTCAATAATCGATTTGGTGTTCAAA TTTTATCCGGCTGA
- the LOC112269422 gene encoding uncharacterized protein LOC112269422 produces the protein MASSSSVPASLGAPPLEKLTRENFLLWKAQVLPALRGAQMTGLLDATDAEPQKKISVTRDDKTTAEVANPAYTSWITRDQQVVGYLLNSLSKEILTQVIRMEHAHEIWGAIVKMFSSQPRSRITNLRQALANTKKGNMTAAQYISKMKALGDELVAAGRKLDEAKLVECILVGLESERCLLSMEEETEASKSPPTPQLADVEAIVAAVETVDAAEAVFAMLQPPTTIKVDQSRWTWSWRIVYSTRCHMPNLPESWPPGQ, from the exons ATGGCTTCCTCCTCAAGTGTTCCTGCGTCCCTAGGCGCACCACCGTTGGAGAAGCTGACCAGGGAGAATTTTCTCCTATGGAAAGCGCAGGTGCTCCCAGCTCTGCGTGGAGCGCAGATGACTGGCTTGCTTGACGCCACCGACGCCGAGCCGCAGAAGAAGATCTCCGTCACCCGCGATGACAAGACCACCGCGGAAGTTGCCAATCCGGCGTATACCTCCTGGATCACCAGAGATCAACAGGTGGTTGGCTATTTGCTAAACTCTCTCTCGAAAGAAATCCTTACGCAGGTCATCAGGATGGAGCATGCACATGAGATCTGGGGTGCGATCGTGAAGATGTTCTCTTCGCAACCCCGCTCGCGGATCACCAATTTGCGTCAAGCCCTTGCCAACACCAAGAAGGGCAACATGACGGCGGCGCAGTACATCTCCAAGATGAAGGCACTTGGTGATGAGCTCGTCGCCGCTGGCCGCAAGCTCGATGAAGCCAAGCTCGTCGAGTGCATCCTTGTGGGACTCGAATCTGA GAGATGCTTGCTGAGTATGGAGGAGGAAACAGAGGCTTCCAAATCTCCGCCAACGCCGCAACTCGCGGACGTGGAGGCAATCGTGGCCGCAGTGGAAACTGTGGACGCGGCAGAGGCGGTGTTCGCAATGCTCCAGCCGCCAACAACAATCAAGGTGGACCAATCAAGGTGGACGTGGTCGTGGCGGATCGTCTACTCGACGAGATGTCACATGCCAAATCTGCCAGAAAGTTGGCCACCCGGCCAATGA